One segment of Panicum virgatum strain AP13 chromosome 3K, P.virgatum_v5, whole genome shotgun sequence DNA contains the following:
- the LOC120699249 gene encoding S-type anion channel SLAH2-like yields MEANSSKSGALPPRNAEAVAHPKPPVHPPVPPPRRSEVVLPPLETQLHPPEAGFRAVQPVPVSISLPASPGSFGVPTPTSTATADSTDLRRQAMVANAARGPHRLAAQDKGSNSVRFTQPDRDADAMMFRSQPIPAPPPARLASRAAGRSRSRAAAAMNWDRRYDSFKTWSGKLERQITHLAGGPPDGFDDEGGEDDVGDAIGSRRTSATSVPEVDRFYAALEGPELDQLKPSEDLVLPSDTTWPFLLRFPISAFGIPMGVSSQAILWKVIALSVPTTFLHVTAKVNLVLWCVSAALMLTVSATYACKAALYFEAVRREYYHPIRVNFFFAPWVTCLYLAIGVPHAVTRATRLPHWLWFVLMAPLLCLALKIYGQWMSGGQRRLSKVANPSNHLSLLGNFVGAQLGATMGLREGPLFFFAVGLAHYAVLFVTLYQRLPTNETLPKELHPVFFLFVAGPSVSSVAWSKITGEFGHASRVAFFVGMFLYASLGVRINFFRGFRFSLAWWAYTSPMASAAAAAIRYSTEVDNGFTKALCVALSAVATLTVAALLATTVVHAFVLRNLFPNDICIAITERKVKPIMELQESHGNDIEATASLS; encoded by the exons ATGGAGGCGAACAGCAGCAAGTCCGGCGCCCTGCCGCCAAGGAACGCTGAGGCGGTCGCCCACCCCAAACCGCCCGTCCATCCCCCG gtcccgccgccgcggcgcagcgAGGTGGTCCTCCCGCCGCTGGAGACGCAGCTCCATCCTCCGGAAGCAGGCTTCCGCGCCGTGCAGCCCGTGCCCGTGTCCATCAGCCTGCCGGCGTCGCCCGGCAGCTTCGGCGTCCCCACGCCCACCAGCACCGCGACGGCCGACTCCACCGATCTCCGGCGGCAGGCCATGGTGGCGAACGCCGCGCGCGGGCCGCACCGCCTGGCCGCGCAGGACAAGGGGAGCAACAGCGTCCGCTTCACGCAGCCCGACAGGGATGCGGATGCCATGATGTTCCGGTCGCAGCCgatccccgccccgccgcccgcgcggctcgcgagcagagccgccggccgcagccgcagccgggccgcggcggcgatgaACTGGGACAGGCGGTACGACTCGTTCAAGACGTGGTCCGGGAAGCTCGAGCGGCAGATCACCCACCTTGCCGGCGGGCCGCCGGACGGCTTCGACGACGAGGGCGGTGAAGACGACGTCGGCGACGCCATCGGCAGCCGCCGCACCTCCGCCACGTCCGTCCCCGAGGTCGATCGCTTCTACGCCGCGCTGGAAGGCCCCGAGCTCGACCAACTCAAG CCGTCGGAGGACCTGGTGCTGCCGTCGGACACGACGTGGCCGTTCCTGCTCCGGTTCCCCATCTCGGCGTTCGGTATCCCCATGGGCGTGAGCAGCCAGGCCATTTTGTGGAAGGTGATCGCGCTGTCGGTGCCGACCACGTTCCTGCACGTCACCGCCAAGGTGAACCTCGTGCTCTGGTGCGTCTCGGCGGCGCTCATGCTCACCGTCTCGGCCACCTACGCCTGCAAGGCGGCGCTCTACTTCGAGGCAGTGCGCCGCGAGTACTACCACCCCATCCGGGTCAACTTCTTCTTCGCGCCGTGGGTCACCTGCCTCTACCTCGCCATCGGCGTGCCGCACGCCGTGACGAGGGCCACCAGGCTGCCGCACTGGCTCTGGTTCGTGCTCATGGCGCCGCTCCTCTGCCTGGCGCTCAAGATCTACGGCCAGTGGATgtccggcggtcagcgccggCTGTCCAAGGTGGCCAACCCGTCCAACCACCTCTCGCTGCTGGGCAACTTCGTCGGCGCGCAGCTCGGCGCCACCATGGGGCTCCGGGAGGGtcccctcttcttcttcgccgTCGGGCTCGCGCACTACGCCGTGCTGTTCGTGACGCTGTACCAGCGGCTGCCGACGAACGAGACGCTGCCCAAGGAGCTCCACCCGGTGTTCTTCCTCTTCGTGGCGGGGCCCAGCGTGTCGTCGGTGGCGTGGTCCAAGATCACCGGCGAGTTCGGGCACGCCTCCAGGGTGGCCTTCTTCGTCGGCATGTTCCTGTACGCGTCGCTGGGCGTGCGGATCAACTTCTTCCGCGGGTTCAGGTTCTCGCTCGCGTGGTGGGCGTACACGTCGCCGATGgccagcgcggcggccgcggcgatccGCTACTCCACCGAGGTGGACAACGGCTTCACCAAGGCGCTGTGCGTGGCGCTGTCCGCGGTGGCCACGCtcacggtggcggcgctgctcgccaccACCGTGGTGCACGCCTTCGTGCTCCGGAACCTGTTCCCCAACGACATCTGcatcgccatcaccgagcgCAAGGTGAAGCCCATCATGGAGCTGCAGGAGAGCCACGGAAACGATATAGAGGCCACAGCAAGCTTGAGCTAA